A single window of Desulfovibrio sp. G11 DNA harbors:
- a CDS encoding LysR family transcriptional regulator, whose translation MKVAHLETFAKVASTGSFTRAAHELFSTQPTVTTHIQMLEQELGCQLFRRSKKQVCLTENGKNIYQKVEEIFQLIDTIKSINVNNELTGVLNIAASSVMGSNFLPHVLQKIFSEHPKVNIQLRFGNSHSIASWVDEGFVDIGFAPVSSGFPRLVFTPLLVEPCILLAGCKKYEYYKELFESGRCASTDFIIREKGTKLYEVSMHWLKKQPFYTETKPPHILWNIESIKNLVIEGSGIAILPKCSVERCLQHNLVQEITSDIKLGDITYCMIERKNEHYNKIGSMFRELLLNK comes from the coding sequence ATGAAAGTTGCCCATCTTGAAACTTTTGCAAAAGTGGCCTCAACAGGTAGCTTTACGCGCGCTGCCCATGAATTATTCTCGACTCAGCCCACTGTGACCACCCATATTCAGATGCTGGAGCAGGAACTGGGCTGCCAGTTGTTCAGGCGTTCAAAAAAACAGGTATGCCTGACCGAAAACGGGAAAAATATATATCAAAAGGTCGAAGAAATTTTTCAACTGATAGATACTATCAAAAGCATCAATGTAAATAATGAATTGACGGGAGTTTTAAATATAGCGGCTTCTTCCGTTATGGGATCAAACTTTTTGCCGCATGTTCTTCAAAAAATTTTCTCTGAACACCCAAAGGTAAATATACAGCTAAGATTTGGAAATTCCCATTCTATTGCATCCTGGGTTGATGAGGGATTTGTAGACATAGGCTTCGCACCAGTTTCCTCAGGTTTTCCCAGGCTTGTCTTCACTCCTCTTCTTGTAGAGCCGTGTATCCTGCTTGCAGGATGCAAAAAATATGAATACTACAAAGAACTTTTTGAAAGTGGGCGGTGCGCCAGCACTGATTTCATTATACGTGAAAAAGGAACAAAGCTTTATGAAGTCTCCATGCACTGGCTTAAAAAACAACCTTTTTATACTGAAACAAAGCCACCACATATACTGTGGAATATTGAATCGATAAAAAATCTTGTTATTGAAGGGTCAGGTATTGCCATTCTACCAAAGTGTTCTGTAGAGAGATGCCTACAGCATAATCTTGTACAAGAGATTACCAGTGATATAAAATTAGGTGATATTACCTATTGCATGATTGAACGGAAAAATGAACACTATAATAAAATAGGATCTATGTTTCGAGAACTCCTTTTGAACAAATAA